A genomic region of Jeotgalibaca ciconiae contains the following coding sequences:
- the rfbC gene encoding dTDP-4-dehydrorhamnose 3,5-epimerase, whose protein sequence is MKVIETNLQDVKIIETAVFGDHRGFFTESYSKETFNKTGIMIDFIQDNHSLSVEPGVLRGMHFQTPDKAQTKLVRATTGAIYDVLVDIRIGSPTYGKWEGYILSEYNHRQLLVPKGFAHGFVTLTPNCNVQYKVDEYYSKEHDGGIAFDDPAIGIEWPMPMDKLVLSEKDTQHPTLAGLNNPFIYGEI, encoded by the coding sequence GTGAAAGTAATTGAAACAAATTTACAAGATGTGAAAATCATTGAAACAGCTGTTTTTGGAGATCATCGAGGTTTCTTTACAGAGAGTTACTCAAAAGAAACATTCAACAAGACAGGAATCATGATTGATTTTATCCAAGACAATCATTCGTTGTCTGTTGAACCAGGTGTTTTACGGGGGATGCATTTCCAAACGCCAGATAAAGCACAAACAAAATTAGTCCGTGCGACAACGGGAGCTATTTACGATGTTTTGGTTGACATAAGAATAGGTTCGCCGACTTATGGCAAATGGGAAGGCTATATTTTAAGTGAATACAATCACCGTCAACTATTGGTTCCGAAGGGCTTTGCACATGGATTTGTGACCTTAACTCCCAATTGTAACGTCCAATATAAGGTAGATGAGTATTATTCAAAAGAACACGACGGTGGAATTGCTTTTGACGATCCAGCGATTGGAATAGAATGGCCTATGCCTATGGATAAATTAGTTTTATCTGAAAAAGATACTCAACATCCAACACTAGCTGGATTGAATAATCCATTTATATATGGTGAGATTTAA
- the rfbB gene encoding dTDP-glucose 4,6-dehydratase, with product MKNIIVTGGAGFIGSNFVHYVVANHPEVHVTVLDKLTYAGNKENLAGLPTDRVELIVGDIVDADLVDRLVKDTDAVVHYAAESHNDNSLEDPFPFVQTNIIGTYTLIEACRKYDVHYHHVSTDEVYGDLALREDLPGHGEGPGEKFTADTPYNPSSPYSSTKAGSDLLVKAWVRSFGLKATLSNCSNNYGPYQHIEKFIPRQITNILSGIRPKLYGEGKNVRDWIHTNDHSSAVWTILTKGRIGETYLIGADGEENNKKVLEMILELMDQPADAYDHVVDRAGHDLRYAIDSSALREELGWTPQFTDFKEGLRDTIRWYTENKKWWLAEKEAVEEKYAKNNQ from the coding sequence ATGAAAAATATCATCGTGACAGGTGGCGCAGGATTCATTGGTTCGAATTTTGTCCACTATGTCGTAGCAAATCATCCGGAAGTTCATGTGACTGTCCTTGACAAGTTGACCTATGCGGGAAATAAAGAAAACTTAGCAGGTCTACCAACAGATCGAGTAGAATTGATTGTAGGAGATATTGTTGATGCTGACTTAGTAGATAGATTAGTAAAAGATACGGATGCGGTTGTGCATTATGCGGCTGAATCCCATAATGATAATTCACTGGAAGATCCCTTTCCGTTTGTTCAAACAAATATTATAGGGACTTACACATTAATCGAGGCATGTCGTAAGTATGATGTGCATTATCATCATGTTTCCACTGATGAAGTTTATGGTGACTTAGCTTTACGGGAAGACCTTCCGGGTCATGGAGAGGGTCCCGGTGAAAAATTCACAGCGGACACTCCTTATAATCCATCCAGTCCTTATTCATCCACAAAAGCGGGATCCGATTTGTTGGTGAAAGCATGGGTTCGTTCATTTGGACTAAAAGCTACCCTTTCGAATTGTTCCAATAACTATGGTCCGTATCAACACATTGAGAAATTTATTCCTCGACAAATTACCAATATTTTGTCAGGGATTCGTCCAAAACTATACGGCGAAGGTAAAAATGTGCGGGATTGGATTCATACCAATGATCATTCTTCAGCTGTATGGACAATTCTTACGAAAGGCCGTATCGGAGAAACGTATTTAATTGGTGCTGATGGCGAAGAAAACAATAAAAAAGTTTTAGAGATGATTCTTGAACTGATGGATCAGCCGGCAGATGCTTATGATCATGTAGTAGACCGTGCTGGTCACGACTTGCGCTATGCGATTGACTCTTCCGCGCTTCGAGAAGAGCTGGGATGGACTCCGCAATTCACTGATTTTAAAGAGGGATTAAGAGATACTATTAGATGGTATACTGAAAATAAAAAATGGTGGTTAGCTGAAAAAGAGGCAGTAGAAGAAAAATACGCAAAAAACAACCAATAA
- the rfbD gene encoding dTDP-4-dehydrorhamnose reductase: MILITGANGQLGTELRKFLDEKEITYVATDSSEMDITDKTQIRTIFEEVKPELVYHCAAYTAVDKAEDEGKGLSEQINIEGTRNLAEVAEEAGTTVVYISTDYVFDGTKEEEYTVDDLANPKNEYGRTKYLGEKIIQSICSNYYIIRTSWVFGEFGHNFVYTMRALAKTHSSLTVVNDQYGRPTWTRTLAEFMVHLTSMQAEYGIYHLSNDNSCTWYEFAKEILKDSDVEILPVNSDQYPQKAYRPKHSIMDLSKAKATGFQIPTWQESLSQFLSSLRKL, translated from the coding sequence ATGATTTTGATTACAGGGGCTAACGGTCAACTGGGAACTGAATTACGAAAATTCTTGGACGAAAAAGAGATTACTTATGTTGCTACTGATTCTTCAGAAATGGATATCACCGATAAAACTCAAATAAGGACTATTTTTGAAGAAGTAAAACCTGAATTAGTCTATCACTGTGCAGCCTATACAGCAGTAGATAAGGCGGAAGATGAAGGTAAAGGGCTAAGTGAACAGATAAATATAGAGGGAACACGTAATTTAGCAGAAGTGGCAGAAGAAGCAGGTACTACCGTTGTATATATCAGTACAGACTACGTTTTCGACGGTACGAAGGAAGAAGAATACACGGTAGACGATTTGGCAAATCCAAAAAATGAATATGGCCGTACCAAGTATTTGGGAGAAAAAATAATTCAGAGCATCTGTTCAAACTATTATATTATTCGTACTTCTTGGGTGTTTGGAGAGTTCGGTCATAACTTTGTATATACTATGCGTGCTTTAGCAAAAACACATTCGAGCTTAACCGTTGTGAATGATCAGTACGGTCGTCCGACTTGGACAAGAACGTTGGCGGAGTTCATGGTTCACTTAACAAGTATGCAAGCAGAGTACGGAATCTATCATTTATCAAATGACAATAGTTGTACATGGTATGAGTTTGCGAAGGAAATACTAAAGGATTCTGATGTGGAAATCCTTCCTGTAAATTCAGATCAGTATCCGCAAAAAGCATATCGACCAAAACATTCTATAATGGATCTAAGCAAAGCGAAAGCTACGGGGTTTCAAATACCAACATGGCAAGAGTCCTTGTCACAATTTCTATCAAGTCTCCGAAAACTTTAA